The window aataaTCGAATTCTTGAATAAAAGAATGGGAATGGTATGGCAAATTAGGTTTTCCTCTCAAAGAGTACCTAAAAAGAATGAAAGGTCTTTAACAATTAGGTCTCTACAATCTCTAATCTCTTAACCCGATTCTCTAACCCTCAAAGGATTATaaaagaggtatttataggaaaaagcTAGAAGGATTTCAGTATCAAgagtttccaaattagagttggattgaaattcattcaaaatacatTTCTAAACTCGGTAGGACTATCATGATTACTTGAGCGGACTTAGACTACTAGCTTGAGTGCTCCAACCGCTTGAGTGGGATTAACCGCTTGAGCACTCTAACTGCTTAAGTGGCCCCTACtttttgaaaagatattttttaaaaaccttttaagcTCTAAAACGATATTGAaccttttatacctcaaataagcCTTTAAATGCCATAAGCTAAACCTTTTTAGACGTATGTGACTTCCTGGTTGGACAAAtaacaacccttgatcttcaatggaaagtaagtctaaaaagacttctaagTCCAAACAtatattgaaacaaaattgccaacatataaacaagaatCAATGTCCTAACACATAGGTAACATCAATTGATTACTTCGCATTGGAAAgtacattttagttttttcatgaataaaaagaaataaagagaaattttaATAGGTAGAGTTCCAAAATACAAacctaacaaaaacaaataccatGTCTTATTGACACATATATATCTTAGGttttattgtttatatcattttttttcatttaaaaaagtaaagataaaatttaaaaagtagaGTTCCAAAATACaaacctaacaaaaaataataccaCATCTTGCTGACACGtatatattttaggttttattgttttatatcaaaatttaaaggcATGATGTGTAGCTAGTTGCTTTAAAGTCATGATGCTTTGAGGGCTAGTGGAAGACTGTTAGGACAAAGCCcttgaaagcatgacatgatgtaataaacttgtggattttatcatttattaatttccaATTCACTTATATCTATCctaattccatgcattatattttttaaagcattttggTTTGCatctcttatattgtacatgacttgagtgcactacgagttgcatagaagatacaaatcatgggttccttgaagtagatgatttgttctaTTTCATTCATAGGACTCATTAGAGGTTGTAATGCACTacttcttaattggagggatgactagtcttTACCATTAGGATGATTTTCCCATGGTGaatgcactagtgtatatggttacacattaaacAAGACCTACAGTGAGTCATAACATAAGATTATCAAATAATCATAACTTCATCAAGCtacttcattatgttgtctctaaccttgagagaatattgagtttatgctaaagttagcaatgactttgacctataggCGAGATCATATGTTGATCATATATTATTCCATATTGATGAAGGGAAAAACCCGGATCTCTCCATTTCCCAAGTCTAgatcaggttaggaacatgcataactatcctagcatttttctaaatcttatgcccaatggaaaaatagaatttttatactttaaaaggattcaaaagTGCTATGCGAAAACCATACCTTAGATTCGGAGTTCTCAAATCAAATCCTCATGGTGAAAATGAAGATCGAAATAGCAAAAGTCTTGTAAACCTGAAGTCTTCCACCcaatgactcgaaccttgatcttggcacactttgGGTGGGGAGAAAAAGAGGGTAGAGGCTATGGCTCTCATCTCTTTGTATGGTGGAAGACAAtagctatggaaaccctaacccttaggggtatttataaggttcctaagtaggcttaagtgacttgagcccacatgggcttgggtcacttaatttaacccaaaatgggttctaattgattaattaacctaatagggcctacaaattaattaattagcccaattcaGAGACCTTGTTTACTTACCCTTAtacaaccttgtgtaattaccaaaagcttttatgcacaaaagtgaacctagagctaatctgaccctcataactcatgccaacaaggtatatgagctcataGTAGGGACCACTGGAACCCATAGgaatactagctccctcataatccaattctaaagttattcaacatctcactatagagaatcaattgaactctagtattctatgtaaataacaacgagacaccaagtgttcGAGTCCGTGACTTGCTATCCGttgtgtttagtctccccatgaactagtgtcgtAGTCTaccaaggtgaaagctatcagcctttcaagactacctctaccatccttaagttacaaatcatCCTATTGTatattcaattgacatatcttaccTTTactacttaaggaactactatgaccataatttccatgaacacacctccttaggatcacccaaggggacataCTATTGTTAGGATATAGTCCTtaaaaagtatgacatgatgtaatagatttggaattcattatttatttaatgatgttccaatttcacttttatctatcctattccttgtattatactttatgagcattcttgtttgcattttttgtattatacagacttaggtgcattaggagttgcatagaagatctaagtcataggttccttacaaatagatgacttttcacaattggttcatgggtttaggcaacccatgagaggttgtagtgcactacctcctaattggagggatgactggtcttgCTATCGGGATGAGTTtgccatggtgagtacactagtgtatgtatggttacacattggacaagacctacgaTAAGTTATGACtgaaggctatcaagtagtcatgacctcaccaagctgctttattatattgtctctcaaccttgagagaatattgagcttgtgctaaagttagtaatGACTTTGACTTACGGGTGAGATTGTAAGctatcatatattccctatgaattaGGTCATTGTTTATGGAAGTCaatagtaataggtattctcaatagaggcaccatgatatctcttggaaTTGAGACactgtgtccccttgggtgatcttaagaaGGTGTGTTCAtaaaactatggccatagtagttccttaagtgaaacttCACATatgctctttgagagctaagatatgtcaattgaacacacaatatgaggatttgtaactcaaggatggtagaggtagtcttgaaagtctAACTACTTTCACCTTTTTAGACtgtggacaccagttcatggagAGACTAACCACAATGGATAACAGGTCATGGACCCAACACTTGGtgtatcattattatttacataggatattgaagTTCAGTTGATTttctgtagtgggatgttgaatcaactttagaattggattatgagggagccagtgTTCCTATGGGTCCAATGGTCTctgctctgagctcatatatcTCATTGGCATAGATTATGAGGGTCGGActgactttaggttcacttttgtgcataagggcattttggtaactaTGCAAGATTGCatagggtaagtgaacaaggtctctagattgagctaattgattaattagtagaccctattaggttaattaataaattaagatccgttttaggctagattaagtgacccaaacccatgtgagctcaagtcacttaagcctacttaagaatcctataaatacccttagAGTTAAGGTTTCTATAGCTTTTGTtttccaccatccaaagagatTGAGAGCCATAACTTCCACCATTTTTCATCCTCATCGGAAGCGTGCCAAAATCAAGGTTCGAGTTATCAGGAGGAAGATTGTGGGTTTACGAGATCTACTacgactttggagttatctacattgattagaattgatctaggaacatccagatcaaaGGTATGAGGCTTTATTCTCTAAATCTATGTTTCTTTGgtattcttcttgtttttttattaccttttatctgttgcgatagatttagagaaccTGGGATAGAGTTGCATGCACCTTACACAATCCAAGGCATGGGAATAGAGTAATCCGGGGTTCCCAACAGTTGTCttaatcccaagagatatcgtGGTGCCTCTATTAGAATACCTATTATTACtgcttccatcaacaatgacccaatccacatggaatatatgatcagcttacgatcTCGCCCGTAGTTCAAAGTTATGCTAACTTtacacaagctcaatattctctcaaggttgagagacaacataatgaaacaACTTGGTAAGGTCATGACTAATAGCCTTAAATCATAACTCaccgtaggtcctatccaatgtgtaaccatacacactagtgcactcaccataggaaacccatcccgataaccaagaccaaccatcctccaattaggaggtggtgcactacaacctctaatgggttgcctagacccatgaattggttgtgaacaagtcatctatttgcaaggaacccaccacttagatcttctatacaactcctaatgcacctaattCATGTACAATTCAAAAGATGCAAGCAacaatgctcataaagtataacaCATGGAATgatgatagataaaagtgaaattggaacatcattaaataaataatgaattccaattttattatatcatgtcatgcttttaagggctcaatcccaacaattgATTGGGTCATTATTGGTGGAAGTCAATAGCAATAAGTATCCTCAAATAGGACATTTGGATTAAATAAAGTGTtctcttaggtgatcctaaagaGATGTATTCATGTAAACAATGGttataatagttccttaagtgaaacttAACATAAACTCTTGAAAAGTTAAGATATGTTAGTTGAACACATAATGatgatttgtaactcaaggaatGTTGagatagtcttgaaaggttgatagttttcaccttgttaaaccATGGACATAAGTTCATAGGAGACGAAACCAAATGGATAATAGATTATGGACCTGAGCAtatagtgtctcgttgttatttacatagagtactagagtgcaattgattctatatagtgggatgttgaatcaatttcaaaattggattttaagggagtTAGTACTATTTTATAGGTTTCAATGATCCCCGTtggagctcatataccttgatgacatggtttataagggttgaatttgctttaggttcacttttgtgcataaaagcATTTTGGTAACTATACAAGGTTATACCAGAGTTAGTGAACAGagtctttggattgggctaatggattaattagatgacttattaggttaattaatcaattataactcaatttgggctagattaagtgaccgaAGCCTATGTGgccttaagtcacttaagcctattTAGcatccctataaataccccctaagggTTAGGATTTCTGTCACttttttgtcttccacctccaGATAAAGAAAGAGACATAGCCTTCATCCTCTTTTCTTCCCCACCAGTTGAGTGTCAAGatcaaggaagagtcatcgggCAGAAGATCTTGGGTATTCAAGACCTTTGATGACAacgatcttcatcttcaccatgtggaaTAGATTTGAGAACATCTAAATCTCAAATATAGTTTTCTATAACACTTTTAAATCttgtttatgattaaaaatgtaattttccaCTATGCATaggatttaaaaaaacttaGGAAGTTTTTGCCTGTGTCTAACCTAATTATgggataaaaacaaaaagacctAGGTTTCCCTACAAATAGACACTCAACAAAAAGGTTATCAAGCTTGAATTTATAAACCATCATAAAGAGTatcaaaacaaatgaaatgattaagtttaaacaaattgaaacattcattcccaaatttaaaagaatatctATTTGAATCAAATCTCAATAAGGAAACTAAATTTCGGGAAACAGAAGGACATAAAGAGTATGAAAAAGGTCTAAATGATTTATAGTgtctaaaatcaaattataggtTCCAATGGCTTCAATAAGAGCTTGACTGGGTTCCAAGAAATAAACTTTCATTTGGATTTGTGGTTTGGTCATAAGGAATCCTTGCATCATATTTGAAACATGAGTAGTATAACCAAAATCAATCCACAAGTATTATAAGGAATTCAACCAAATTTGATTGGAAACTAAAGCACTAGGCTTACCTTTCTTTTCAAACCATgccttatattttaaaaatctttattgTGGATTTGGGAAAATTACACTTTTATCTTTAATGCTCCTTGCTTGCCCTTTCCATTCTTCTTTTCAAGTTTCTTTCCAACTCCTTGTTGACCTATGAGATTACTAAAGTGAATTCCTTGTTTTTTAAGCTTTGCTTCCTCTTGAATAATCATACTTAAGGTGCAACTCATTTGCATTTCACTTATCCTTAATAGTGTTGTAATTTATTTGGAATGGACCATATTCAAGAGGCAATGAGTTAATGATAAATTGCATAAGGAAATTCTCACTCACTTCAATCCCATGGGCCTTAGTTTTGTTACTATGTTTATCATCTCAATGACATGTTGATGCATGGTACATGAACCGTCAAACTTAATGGTGGTCAAAGTACCCATTAATGTACAAAAAAGCGATGTATCGAAAATCAAACTGAGAGCGCTCTTCGACAAACTTCATATATTCCTTAGTACTTTTAGTTTTAGGAATTATGGACTTGATGTTGTTTGTTGTAGTCATTTGCATGAACATTAGGTTTAGTCTATTTGATCTTTCCCAAGCTTTATGGAAAGATCTTGTTCATCACTATTGGAATCAATAATAGCAATTGGTTTCTCAATTTGAAGTGTTAAATCAAGATTCAGAACATTTAGGTGAAACTAAACTTGTTCACACCAATCAAGAAATTAAGCCCATTAAATATTACAAAGACAAAACTTGCAAATGAAGAGAAACAAGCATAGATACTACAAATTGACTTCGCCTATCAGCATCAAACCAAATTCATGCATGGAACACTGAATATATTATAAACATATGATAGTATAATGCATGCAGTAACATCTTTAGGGTATGATCTCCCTAGATTGGAAGTTAGCCATGATTGTGGTGAAGACCATGCATAATAATATGCTTATAGgcattacaaaataaatgattcaTGCTATCAATTACTAAAATTGACAGGATTCATCGTCTTAGGCTTAGGCTTAGGCTTGATTtgtaaaattacaaaataaacagAAAGCATCCTACGAATTACTAAAATGGTCGGGAATCACATTATTAAGATCTATTTAATTGGTTCTCATTAATGGAAAAGATAAATAGAAAAGATAGGatattattatgaattaatatgttttttattcatCCATCTGTTTGTAATgcttttcttaatataaaaacatgaaaaacaaaaaattttggacttgtttgataactattttcgagaatagtcttatattttctagaaaaaaaatcatatttgataacaaaaaatggttttttgttttctattcttaaaaacaaaaaaataaaatatttttagaaaacatcttttaataaTCATTTGTTTTCTGAATaacgttttaaaaaaaattatacaaacatgtaaaagattaaaaataaaacactatttataaaaattatttttaaaacatatttaaaaatattaaaagtaggttaaaaatatttcgaaatagacttttgttttaccaaacaatggttttcaaaaactattttttaaaattattttctaaaatagtaaCGACACATATTatgtttggatacattttttgttttttatttttaaataaaaacttttctaaaaaagtaaatattttgtacaaaaaatagagatttattttatattgtttaaaattaatctaagaaattttaaaacttggaatagtaaaaaaaaatttgattccttattttttttaaaatagtttttcaaaacaactatatatatatatatatatatatatatatatatatatatattaacataaGTCTCTCCAAGTTTTTGTGTCTTATATAAACATCGAAACGAGactaaattattagtttatttttcaactaattataataataaataaataaataaataaataaatcaatcaatcattcTATGAATAACCTGAATAAAGactgcaaaaaaagaaaagattaggAAGTGATTTAGGGAAGGGCAAATAAGAGAAGAACCACTCGAGTGCAAGAACCCATCCATAATTTTCTCTTCAATCTAGCATATAATCTCTTTCAATTTTGCCATGTGGTAGTCATTttatgacaaaataaataaatttaatctaaaattttttaaattgttataattatgagaataaattataattgattaattttttaaaaaacatgtcaAATATTTATTGCATTTTAGATATTTCTAAGTTACCATAATGATCTAATTAGTTATGCATGTAGAAAGACCTTAACAATCAAGGAATAGTCTTTGTATGGTTGCACGTGAAAAAGTAATGAGTtgcaaaatatattaattcgattttcttttatttaatttcacttAAATTATACCACgtctatttaaaatatgataagaattgaaaattaataaataattttaagattccATTGATCATGTTTAAAATCAAGCATTGTTGAATtctctatttcttcttttattttatttatttattttcgtgTAAGCAGTTTTCtaactttatttatttcaaaattattttcaatcatttgttTTTGTGAATATTAATTATCTCATGAATGAAagtaacaaatttttatattttacaaataaactaaaattaattttaaaaattataaacataaatgaagaaaaaaaaataatatctactaaaataaacaaacataaaaaaatgttatatatttgtaaataatgTTGAAAGAATTTCTCAAAGGATTGTGTTAGTAAGTTAGACTCGATAACttagtttgataatttttttttctaaacattcTTCAATTCAATTCTATGTACCTTATGAGATTTATATTAGCATTGAAGACTTGAGATTGTTGTCCATAGTTAAGGCCATTCAAGTTGGTGGagtaaataatgattaaataaaattttaaataactatATGAAACAAATGCATAtgttagttttagttttttttttttgaagatgaCTATAGgtatatgatattaaaaaataataataattaaattataaaaacaacatCATCCACATGCAACCTCACGTGCATAGGATGTGTTCACCTAATAGTttaccaaaaaattttaaaataccatcAAAGCTCACAAAAGATCTTTTGCAAAATGAAActctaaaaataagaaaagatttgaaactaaacaaaaggaaacaagaaaaaaaaattaaaaaggttcatctaaaaatgagaaaataaaatgttttaattatgaGAAAGTAAGACACATATTGATTGTCTAAAtcacaaaaatatcaaaaagacTACGGAAACAACTTGGGATGATTGTCAGTCCAATAATTGTAAGCTTGAGGATTCTTATAAGAGTAAAGATGATATTACTTTGTCATTTATGAGAAAAGTCCctctttaaaaattgaaaaacctttaAGACCACTTTATCGAAAACTTAATTCTTGAAGGtaaaagaaatttcttttaaaaaatcataattagaaAACTATTAAGAATACTTTATAAGGAAACTTGGCTCTTAAAGATTTCAAGaaactttattatttctataaaaaataaaaataaaaaataaaaaatctttatcTTACACTATTCTAATTTAATAGATATCCTTAATTGGAATATGGATATCAAATTATCCATGCTAAGTGTATTCCAACCAAGGATATACTTGTTTCGATTATCATGCATCCAATAAGAGGAAACAAGATAATGTTTCCAACTTTCCATAAAATGGCAATCTTTTGTAGGTCAAAACTCTCTACATATGTTTCCAACTTGCATATACAAACAATCCTTTGTGGATGAAAACTCTCTAATAGGAGCCATTAATTGCACCAATTTGGAATAGAAAAATTCAAGTAAAAACTCTCTCAAAGTTGTCCAAAAGAAaacttcaaatttgaattttttttaatccttaaggTATCAGAGCTTGGTTGATGTTTGAGATGGGATCGATTAAATGTGAGATCGAAAGATTCACTAGGAAAAATGATTTCAATGTCTggagaatgaggatgatgtaagACATAAATTATCTAAACATACTCATAACAATCCTTAAATAACAATTATATCATAAgggaaattgaaaacaaatcgAAAACGTACCTCCCATCATTGCCATTCTCATAAACTCACGAGTTAaaaagagtgtttttttttattttttttttattttcggGTTTTAGGTGCTTCTAAACCTTTCTCAACTTCTTTTTAGATGGTGTTTTTAAGACTAAAAGAgattgaaggcttagggcaccataACCCATTAGTGGTCTGCCTTTTTAAAGACTCTTTCTATCATAGAGTCTACTTTGAGCGTGCACAAAACATTGGGCAGTGATGCGAATGTGGTTCCGAACATTAATCTCCAttcctaaattgatggaatgaatGTGAACCACATTCTGAATCACATCTTTGGTTTGTTACCGAAGATAGAGGAGAAACAAAATTCCAACATTCTCCCATTTGGTCCATATATTTCATCATTCACTAtagcaagaaacaaaatacaTGAATCATGGTGATAGTCCTCTAAAACCAAGTATTATCTTACATATATCACAATGCATCATGTCTCTTAAACACTAGCCCATATAACTTAATGAATAAACACTATGTTTATTCTAAGTCCAAACATTAATGATATTtctcaacaaataaataaaagtgtacacaaagaaaatcaaatatgagaaaacatcacaaataaagttttattgaaaataacattCATTCTTACAACGAAAATCACACAACAACAAGTCCCAACCTATCTACATGATCCTTAATTTCAACAATGGCATGTTTTTAGTCAAAAGATCATAAATCATCGATTTAGTGCTAACGTGTTCAATAAccattgttttctctttaacacATTCTCTTATGGCTAAAtacttgatgtcaatgtgtttgtTTCAACTACTGCTTTTGTTGTTCTTAGCCATAAAAACTGCAGTTGAATTGTCACAATATATCCTCAATGACCTAAAAATtgaatccacaactctaagcccaaaaatgaaattctttAACCATACATCATGTGAGGTAGCCTTGAAACAAGACACGAACTCAGCCTCCATAGTGGAAGTTGCAATCAAAGTCTACTTTGCGCTTCTCCAAGAAACATCTCCACCAGTTAGCATAAAGACATATCTTGAAGTTGATCTTCGCGAATCAATATAGCCAACGTAGTCCGAATCAGAATagctaatcacttccaaattatCAGTGCGTCTATACATAAGCATGTAGTCTTTGGTCCCCTGACGGTACCTCATCACCTTCTTTGCAACTTTCCAATGGTTTATACCTGGATTACTCTGATATCTTCCTAACATCCCAACAACAAATGTAATGACAGGTCTTGTGCAAACctgagcatacatcaagcttccAATAGTAGAAACATAAGGAATGTTCTTAATTTGTTCCCACTCAAGATCATTCTTTGGGCATTGGTCCAAATTAAACCTATTGCCCTTCACAATGGGAGCTATACTTGGTGAACAATCCTTCATCCacaaaatctctctaaaaccttATTGATATAGGTCTCTTGAGACAGGCCCAAAAAACCTCAAAATCTATCTCTATGtatcttaatgccaatgacataagtTGCATCGCCCATATCCTTCATGATAAAGTTTTTAGAGATaaattgtttcacctcatgtAGCAAACCCatatcattggttgcaagtaagatgtcatccacatacaaaACAAGGAAACAAATCTTACTCTCAGTGACCTTctggtatatgcattgatccataaTGTTTTCCatgaaaccaaatgaagagatAACATCATGAAACTTCAAATACCACTAACGAGATGcttgtttcaatccatatatggatttcttaagcttgcatACCAGATGCTCACCACTACTAGAGGAAAATCCTTTtagttgtttcatgtaaacctcttcCTCTAGATTTCCATTGAGAAAGGCTATTTTCACATCAATTTGTTGTAACCCTAAGTCAAAATGTGTAACTAATGTCATTATGATACAAAAAGAATCTTTCTTAAGTACAGGAAAAAAAGTCTCATTGTAATTGATTCATTCCTTTTGAGTGAATCCTTTAACAACAAGTCTTGCTTTATACCTTTCAATGTTGCCCAATGAATCCTTCTTTGTCttgaagacccatttacatccaATGGATTTGGCACCattaggcaactcaacaagATTCCAGATTCCGTTAGATGCCATATaattcatctcatctttcatagCATCATACCATAAATTTGACTATTTGCAACTTATGGCTAGTGAAAACGTTTCAAGATCATTTTCAACTCTAATGTTGTAGTCCAATTCTTGTATATACACAACATAATCACTAGGTATTGCTACTTTTTCTTGCTTTGGTAAATCTCCTTAATGTTGTATCAACATTTTCTTGAGAATCATGTTGCTCAACTGGTTGTTCAACAATTTTTGGTGGATCTTGAACAACTTGATCTACTGGATTATCATCAGTAGTTTGTGGAACTTCAATGATTTGTTATCCATCACTTGTTTGAACTTGAGGGACATTGTGAATGACAATCAATCTATCAGTTAAAATGGAAGGTTGAGCATCAATATGATCTCTTTCACAAACAATGTCTTGAAATCGATCGCTCCCACTAATCAAGTCATTCTTAAGGAACTTAGCATTTCTTGACTCCACAATCCTAGTGTTGTGAGATGAACAATAGAATCTATACCCTTTAGACCTTTTgaaatatcaaatgaaatacAAACTAATGGTCCTTAGGTCTAGTTTCTTCTCTTGTGGGTTGTAAACTCTTACTTCATATAGGCATCCCCAAACACGTATATGTTGCAAACTCggttttcaacattttcataGTTCAATTGGTGTCTTGGGAACAACCTTTGTTGGAACTCAGTTCAATATATACAATGTCATTTTAAGAGCTTTAGTCCATTAGGATTCACGAAGCTTGGAGTTGCTACTCATACTCTTAATCATGTCCATTAATGTTCAGTTTCTTTTTTCTACCACACCATTCTGGTTTGAGGAACTAGACTTGGTGTATTGAGAAATTGTTccatgctcttgaagaaacttcaCAAATAGACCAGGTGTTTGTCCATCCTCGGTGTATCgaccataatattctccactTTTATCTGTTCTCATgatctttatttgctttccgCATTATTTCTCTACTTCAAccttaaaaactttaaaggcaTCCAGTGCTTCATTCTTGTTATGAAGTAAGTAGATATACATGTATCATGAGTAATCATCTATGAAGGAGATGAAGTATTTTAGACCATACATGTCTATGTTTAgacaaaaaatatctaaatgtATGATCTCTAATATGTATGTGCTCCTCTTGGCACTCTTCTTAGACTTATTGGTTTGCTTTCCCTTAATGTAGTCCACACAAgtgtcaaaatcaataaaatctaaaGTATTGAGTACTCTATCATTTACTAATCTCTTAATTCTCTGCATGGAGATATGTCCTAATCTTCGAT is drawn from Vitis riparia cultivar Riparia Gloire de Montpellier isolate 1030 chromosome 18, EGFV_Vit.rip_1.0, whole genome shotgun sequence and contains these coding sequences:
- the LOC117905512 gene encoding uncharacterized protein LOC117905512; the protein is MDIDYAIRKDKPTIIDTSAIVEKALYEQWERSNRLSHDNVKALLKAIDKQFVTSDKARVNTLIMKFSSLRLTDMSGRYQSNPGINHWKVAKKVMRYRQGTKDYMLMYRRTDNLEVISYSDSDYVGYIDSRRSTSRYVFMLTGGDVSWRSAK